Within Oceanispirochaeta sp., the genomic segment ATGACAGGATACTGACCAACGGTATCCGTCACAATTTTGACAGCATCAGCAAAGAAGAGGCATTGGCCGCCACCCACAGGTTTATCCAGTTTTGCCGGCTTCTGCACACCGAAGAGGAAGACCCTCTGAAATCCTGGAATGACCGGATCGACCTCACAGCCGAACTGAAAGACTATGAAAATCTAAAATGGGAGGCCTTTCAGGCTCAAAGAGAAAATAGAGAGCTGCTGGAACAACTGGAAACCTATCAGATGCTCCAGGATGAAAAAGAACAGTTGGAAGAAGACCTCAAACTCACATCTGCCAACCTGGTTCAATTAGCACAGAAAGGTCTGAAATCAGAAGAAAAGAACAAAGTGCTCAGGGATGAACGGCAGAATCTAAAACTCCGGCTCAGGGAAGCAGAGACAAAACTGAAAGACTTTAAACCTATTCAGAACTATACGGAAGAATTAAAACGAATGGTCTTTTACACGAGGACCCGGAGAGACTACGAACAGACCCTGCTGAGGCTCTCGGCAGAGCAGAAAGAGGTCCTGGAAAGGATTCCAGAACAGGGTGACTTTCTGATCACCGGAGCTGCCGGTACGGGTAAAACCTTTATCCTAATGGAAGCCCTCCGCCGGGATATAAAAAGCCGGAAGGAATCACTCCTGGATGACGGCTCCCTTATCCTGCTCTCCTACACAAGAACCCTGGTAAAATACAACAGTTATATCTCCACCATCATGCATCTGGACTCCCGCCCGGATGATCTGATCAGTACGGTGGACTCCTGGTTCCTTCATATGCTGCAGAAAATCCATCCCGGATTGACTGTGGACTACAAGACACTGAAAAATCTCTGCAAAGAAACTGATTGTCCTGATTTCCTCACTCCCCTCCAGCTGGAAGCGGAGCTTGAGAACTTTATCTACTCATCAGGATACAGCAGGGAGCAGTATATTGATGATATGGTCGGTCGGCGGGGCATGAAGACTCCCCTCTCAAAGGTACAAAGAGAGGAAGTCTGGAGGATCAAAGAAAATCTGGAAGCAAAGATGTTCGAATCCGGCCTGGTCAGTAAAGGATACAGCCGAACCCTTATTGCAGCTTCCCTTCCGGGAGCTGAAATCGATAGAATTTTTATAGACGAGGTACAGGATATCAGCACCCTGGAGCTTAAGATTCTAAAAAGCCA encodes:
- a CDS encoding UvrD-helicase domain-containing protein produces the protein MTAIQRLTNLSATDPGLYLVALSAYIEHILNEQITAETFEHPNFGDKLFSLKRKMAETSKEYIPELQSFGGINHDRILTNGIRHNFDSISKEEALAATHRFIQFCRLLHTEEEDPLKSWNDRIDLTAELKDYENLKWEAFQAQRENRELLEQLETYQMLQDEKEQLEEDLKLTSANLVQLAQKGLKSEEKNKVLRDERQNLKLRLREAETKLKDFKPIQNYTEELKRMVFYTRTRRDYEQTLLRLSAEQKEVLERIPEQGDFLITGAAGTGKTFILMEALRRDIKSRKESLLDDGSLILLSYTRTLVKYNSYISTIMHLDSRPDDLISTVDSWFLHMLQKIHPGLTVDYKTLKNLCKETDCPDFLTPLQLEAELENFIYSSGYSREQYIDDMVGRRGMKTPLSKVQREEVWRIKENLEAKMFESGLVSKGYSRTLIAASLPGAEIDRIFIDEVQDISTLELKILKSQTRKGIVMAGDTGQSIYSFQSPYKHSGLKIQGHSSVLKTNFRSTRAIMELCQNFRDDEKDLSAFREGPAPELFTAEHTQELYSMLQKRLTFLINTLEYDPENIFILVPSYQFENKISQAVREAGFNSTTIMDRQFDFLESGKVRISTLHSSKGLDMPVVLLFLPRLEQGIKGLDEGTEEKIKKNLLYVSLTRTMDILNVFMKEKPEDELLKTVW